The following is a genomic window from Leishmania donovani BPK282A1 complete genome, chromosome 33.
GTCGATTCAAGAAAGGTGCTTCTTCTCCATCCCCTTTGACTTACGTATCCCACCAACGCCTACTGTCTCAATCCCCCAACAGCACCAGTAACACTCCTTTTTTCACGTAACTAGGTAGCGCCAAGGCCCCTTCCTTTCTTCGCCTGAAGTTCACCTTGCCCATCATGTCTACCGCCCAGGCCGCTATAGTCAAGAGGTCGTCGAGCGCGCTTCAGCGCTTGGTCGTTGACCCGTTAATGAACGTGGCCCACAAGATCGAGGGTCACTCAGCCAAGAAGATGCAGTCCATGGAGCCTGCCATGGCGGAGTGGATCAAGGCGCAGGAAGCTACTGGTTCCGATGCCGCCACTATCAGCCGCCAGCGCTTCTtgcgcgagcagcaccagctcaTGAGCTACCGCGTTGTCCGCTTCTTTGAAGAGTGCCGCTACATCGCCTCTGGTCAGTACTACAAGAACTACAGCATCGGCTGCTTCCTACAGGATGCCCGTTTCGCCACGCAGGCGTTCTTCATCTTTCTGATGGCGGTCATGGCTGGTCGCCGCTCTGTGTACCCGCCCATCTCCCCAAACAGCCCGCTGGCCATTGCCCTTGACCACAAGGTGAACCCGAACTACTAAAGCGGCTGATCAACGTCTGCCACACCTGTCTCCTCGCCCGACCGCTTGGCAAGCACTCCCCTCCATAACTCACCAGCGTACACACTTGCGCTGAAGATGAGGTGGCGTTGCTCCTCTGCTCCTGCTCTTAAAGGCGCCGAGAGTGCGGCTGTGAGCAAGAGCAAGGAAAATGACAAAAACATTTTTGGGCGAGAAgagcgccgtcagcagcaccaaaATGGAAGTGTGAAAGTGTGGTATCTTAGGGAactcttcgtgtgtgtgtgtgtgtttacgtttgtgtttgtgtttgtctgcgtgcgtggatGGGCGCGCGCCTCGGCTCTGTtgacgggggaggggatggagacagagaggtctgtgtgggggaggggggggggaagtaAGAGGGAGAGTGGCGTGCGACGTGCGTACCCTCTTTTTCCCTGCCTCCGtctttctccttctctgtttccctcttcctccagtACATCCGCCATCACCGGTATTCTCGCAGCACGCACTCGCGAGTGAGtccgttttttcttttttgctgtgtgtgcgtgtgtgtgtgtttgtgtgtctgagTGCATGTGTCAACGGACGTAGTAGTGGAACTTgaggaggaaaaagaagacagCGTTGACTCTTGTACACGCTCTGACGCATGCGCACGTACACGTTTCTATGCGTCGCAgtcgcgctgccggtgcgcatGCTGATCTGACGCGCTGGCACGTGACCTGGCCTGTGTAcccgcgtgcgtgtgcgcgtctgtgcctTGGAGTCGGTTTAACGAATGCAAAGCAGCGAGCTAACAAATAGCATGCGAACAAGAGGGGAGTAGAAAGCTCAGGAGAGGCTTGTGCATCGTTGAGGGCGTCATGGCCACAGTGGCACCTCCATCCCATTTAGGGTCGCACATGGAcacctgcgcgtgtgcgtgtggtttTCTTCGCTAGAGAGCTCGGCTATGAGGCTGAGAAAAGGCAGGGAGTGGGAGCAGGCAAAAATGAGTGGTACCGCCTGCGTAGGAAACATGTTTGGTATATTTGAACCATCTGCGGTAATACAagcctctcccccccccttgccATGCCTCGCTGCATGGCTGCGTGCCCTGCTTCAGCGGGTCAATGCATCGGTATCGCTGGCGGGGTACGCGCGCACTTACACGTCGTGTCGCTGTTACTTTCCCCTGTTatcttctgctgccgctatTCCTCCTGGTTTGTCTCACCTCTCATTGGCGCCTCGACTCCACCATTAACCTGCACAACACATACAATGCACTCGCGACCCAACAAACTGCCGCGCGCACAACGCATGCCGCTGCATCTCTGTGTGTCGGCACTCGGGCCGGCTACCGTCATCTCGAGCTGcctgcctttttttttgccgtgCACTCTCGCTGCGGGCACGTTGCTGCCCTGTTATCTAGAACTTCCCACCTCCGCCCTCTCGGAAGAACGCGAGAGCTCGTGTGTTGGCCCTGCGTGGACGCATACGATATCCAGTCCCACGAACATAGGCGCGCACTCACACAAGCGCAGGGACGTGTGCACCAGGTGCTCACACACACCGTCTCATAAGCGGCAAGACGACACGACCTGAAGGCACGGAAGCCGTGGAATCAACAGCGCCACAAGCTGTTTCTCCTGttctttcttcctttttttcaGCTCACTATGGCGACCTACGTCCCAGGTGATCGCGTATGGGTGTACATAGAAGGGGACGGCTGGTGgccggcgcgcgtgctcaGCGACGAGGAAATGGGCACCCGCACCCCCGGCTTTGACCTGGCGGTGCAGTTCTACGCTGGCGTGGAGCAGCCGGCGACTCTGTACGAGCTGAACAgccacgccgacgccgcaaACATCTGCTTCTTCGAGACGTCGTcggagaaggcggtgacGGGCAACCCTGAGCTAGAGGCATCGATCCGCTGCGCTTGTGCCGATGCGGAGGCCAACCCGCTGAAGTCGGCTTCTGCCATAGTGGGAGGCGCCAGGGTGGCAGCCGGCGGCTCGGGTGCCGCTGGGAGCGCGGGTGCCGCGGCCGTCAACCGTGCCGCGGTGAAGCGCGTCCGCGACATGGGCGACGATGACACGGGCACctacggcggtggcgctgccgcctcgcgctcTGCTTCTGGGTACCAccacctgcgcagcgacgaACTTCACGAATTGTCGAGCAAGATTTCGTcagctgtggcagcggcagacttgacggcggtgcgcgcggcccTCTGCCAGCTAGACGGCGTGGACGTGTACCTGACGGAGCTGGAGGACACGAAGATCGGTGTTGCCGTCGGGTCAGTACTGAGCCAGCCGGCACTGAAACCGCTGTGGCCCCTTGCCCGCGCCATGATCTCGTTCTGGGCACGCCACCTGCCTGCCGAGACTCTCGCAGCCATCCGTAGCGTGCAGCAACGCCAGCTGCCTGTACCGGCTAtcagtgcagcggcggcagcagagcccTCTAGCCCGCACAacaagcggcagcagccgcttccAGCTGTTCCTAGCCGGAGCCCCTTTGCGAGCAGCGTGTCCCCATCCGCGGCAACCGCAGCAGGTGGAGCTGtaggaggagcagcggccgGCGCGTGCTCTGGTGATGTGGCTCCGACACAGCGCAAGACGTTCTACGACAACGTCTACCAGCTCCTTGACAGTCCCTTGAGCACGACACGCTACGACGACACCGTCATTGACGAGGTGGCCCGAAAGTTGGCGACTGAAATCACTGACCGCGATGAGCGccagatgctgctgcttcggcttcgcgaggaggagctttCTTTCATTCGCGATCACCTCCTCTCTGGCGAGTGGACGCCAAAGAAGTACCTGGATCAGCCGAACGAGGTGTTTACGACCAAGAGCGAGAAGGCCcggcaggagcagcgcatccaggAAAAAATGAAGGCGATCGAGGCTGCCGACAATGCCATGCTAAACatcacctctctcttcaaGTGTGGGCGCTGCAGCAAGCGCCATTGCACCTTCTacgagcagcagacgcgcagcGCGGATGAACCGACGACGAAGTACATTACTTGTCTAGACTGCAAGAACACCTGGACGCAGGAGTAGACACGCAGATATCTGTGCAGTTGCGAAGCATATCCGCTGTGCGGGGTCtgccaccctctctccctctcctgcgcacgcttctctttctgccgtcgaggcggagagacggaaggggggggggtacgAATAGGAGATGGCGGTGCGAAGACAGAGGTGCTGGAAAGGACAACACACGCTCGGGAACACCTGgatgcctgtgtgtgtgtgtgtatgtagctctctctctttaccGTACGTAATGCCTCGGAATAAGGCGTACGCCGTAGGCAATGATGGCGTTGTCGGAGGGGGTtcacagctgctgctgtccttgCTATGTTTCCCGGCGCGTGAGCGTAAGCGTTTACATCAAAAACGACTCGGGCGCAgtgaagggggtggggagactCagcactgtgtgtgtgtgtttggggaGTAGGGGACGGTAAGGGCTGTGGTTTCGagtgcctctctctctccctgcgtCGTATTGGTGGCCAGTGAttggcagtggtggtgggctgGGTAGGAAAACTTGCCGATGTTTCACGGTGCTCCTCACTACGTTCGTGTAGACGTTGACGGGCATATCTCCCTGCAGGGTGGATACGGCGATCACGTTAGGAGTGCTGAGCGAGAGTCGGCAACTTCGTTTGAGGATTGCTTGTTGTCTCTTAATGTTGTGTGGCTTGacgaaagagagggagggagacaaAGAGCGATGGTGAGTGCAGATGGCGCATCATTTGTGAGTCCTCAGTGATAACTTCCTCTTTTGTTGCTTTTCTATTTCTTTTTTGGCTGTCCCCTTATCCTATAGGTCGATTTTAAGCTCTGCAGCCACCGTGAGATGAGCCGGCACACACGTTGCACACAAGCATGCAGGCGAGTAGAAAGAAATGGAGCTAGGAGAATCAACGCTGCGATGTGAGTCATTCATGCCTCTTCTtctgtctttgtgtgtgtgtgtgtctgtgtgtgcagaaTATGCCCTGGGACTATCAACATAATAGGTGCCCGCCCGttcccttcttctccctctcccactcactcctccctcccgtTTTCGTCTTCGCTGCGCTCTCCAGCGGgcgaagacacacacacacacacgcacatacgcacatgGCCTCCTGGCTCAAAGACGGCAGCGCGAATCGTCCACGTTCGACTTTGCTCGGCCATGTCaatgtgcgtgcatgtacTTGCTTGCAAAAAGCTGCTGCCGGGTGGGACTTTCACCACCCCTACCTCTCATGCCTCCTGCGCTCCTCATGGGttgaccccctccctctactCTTCTCCGTCCCGCTGTCTCGCTCTCTTACTCCACTTCTTTCCCGCACTGCCGTCAGTAAACGCACCCACATAGATACGCGCAATAGCACCATCAGCAGCCAAGGGACTAAAAGGCGTGCTGGCCCGGTGGAGAAACAACCTgcgcagcagaagaagcCATTCTGTATGATACTTTCCAtttctgtgtgtctgctcGTGGTcgcgtgcgtgagcgtgCTGTCTGCGCAGTGACAGCAGGTCGTCAGCATCCCGCTGTATCTGCCTTGCCTTCTAAAAGACGACCTTTGCGCGTGCACGATGAGcaccagcacctccgccgacTACCCTGTGAACTCATGGGTGTGGGTGAAGCAGTCTGGCTACCCTTGGTGGCCCGCGATGGTGCTGGACCCGGCGCAGGCGGGACAAGACCCTCCCGAGGGAAGCGATGTCGTGCTTCTCTGCGGTCCGAGCGCCTCGGCGACGTTGGTGTTTGCAAGTTCCGCGGatgcggagcagctgcgcccttaccacggcgcagcagcggacgcgGAACTCATTGAAGCCGGCCGCAGCGATGAgagctgtgccgccgccatcgaggAGATGATTGCCGCCGTAGCTAGCACTGATGCCGCGCCTGAAGAAGAGGGCCCGCAAACCACGCCGTCTGCCTCTGGCGCCGTGGGGGAGCAGGGCCATCACGCCTTCTCTGGCGAAGACGACGTCGACTGGGAGGCGCTGGCAgctgaggcggaggcgaccATGGCAGAGCCGCAGAACGCCGTGGCCCGGAAGAAGCGCAAGCAAGATAAGAAACGCAAGAAGCGGAAGAGGAATggcagcagtggtggtgaTAGGCATGCCGATGGCGCTGACCCGCGCAAGACGCGGAAGGATAAGCCCTCCAAGGgtcatcgtcgtcaccgCAGTGGCGATGCGGATTCGGCGAATGAGGCAGAAGTTAGCAGCGgagacgacgaggacgacagcGAGAATGATGAGGACATGTTCCAGCGACGCAAGGGGGCTTCCTCGAGCCGATCAGCGAAGAAGGTCAAGTACGAGCGGCAGAGCAAACTTGAGGAGTACGACCTCGGGCCAGGCACGCTATCCGACTACAGTCCACGTAATGATCCTGCATACTACTACCGCAAAGTGCGCAGTGCACGGCGTACGGCGTCGTCCACGGAGTTGCAAACCTGCACGCAGGAGTTGCGTGGCTTCATGTCGCGGTGTCTCAGTGGTGCGGCAACGGCCCTCGACGTCGAGGCGGACATTCTTGGCGTTCTGCGGCAGCTGAAGAGCGTCGacgtgacggtggcgcagctgcaggagacgGGCATCGGCGTTGCCATTGGCAGTCTTCTCCGTTTTTTCACCCCACCTgtggtgcagctggcgcaggcaATACTAAACTACTGGTTCCACTCCTTGCCACAgaacacgcagcagcagctctccgcgGAGAATGAGGTGGACCGGTGCTCCATCGAGACCTGCTCCGATGGCGTGGCTGGCGACAACGAGCTCGGTCGCATTGGTGTAAACCTCTTCAGCTGCTTCACCAATGAGGAGATCGACGATGCGCCGGCGAGTGTCGATGCGATGGCACTGTGCGGCGCCATCGAAGACGCGctcgagcgccgctgcgacgccgaTGCGCAAATGCTAGTGCTCTCTGCTTTTGGCGACACCGGCGACACCGgcaaggcgctgcgccgcctcttgTTGGAGGGCAAGATTTATGTGGAAGACATCATCAATCACACAGGGAACCTGCCATTGCTGGTCCGCacgcgacagcgccgcccgccGAACATGCAGTTCACTTTCAACCCGCCAGCGTCCCAGGACCGCAGCGATATTGACTCACCGACCTCGCCCTATGGCGCCTTTTCACCCAACGACGACGGATCGACTGGCAGCCCCACCTTCGGCTCCCCAGCCGGGCGCACCACCACTGCACTCTACAGCTGTCCGCATTGTGGTGCAAACGACGCGTACCAGAGGAGCTATTCGGTGCAGGCACACGACAACATGCCTGACATCTTGCGCTGCAAGAAGTGTGGGCAGACCTGGAATGTGGCAGAGCAGTAGTGCCCGAGCACAGCTCACCGTGGAGCACAGAGGGGCGGCTAAGCGTGAGCATCGACTCCCTGTGCAGATGCGTTATTATCTCCCTggttgtttgtgtgtgtgtgtgtgtgtgtgtggaggggggggggcaggtgCGGTGACGGGTGCGTtggctgcgcgacggcgcaggaTTGGAAAGCACCTGCTCAGACTGTGGCAATGAGGGTAAGAGCTCGTCGCCGAGGTGTGGATGCGTCGAGTGTTTTAAGCAGATGCATCTTTGTGTACGTGTGTCTTTatgtgggtggtggtgcggctgtgCGCATCGGTGACTGAGCTCGGACCATCAAATGTTAACAGCAAAAAGGGGATGGAACGAAAATGAAGCAAACAAAACGAGGTGAGGGATGCCCGTCGCCTCCGTGCGAAAGTGGACTCACGTCGAAAGCGGAAGGACGACAGCAATGACTAGCCAAAACAAGCCAGGTGATGCAGTCATCTCACCCCCGCGCGGCCTCAGATAGCAGGAAAGGTCGGCTAGCAGAGTGGGCGGAGAACGGCCACGGCTCTCATCGGGCGCAGGGACAAAGATAGACGAACGAAGGAAAGGTGCGCGGGCGCCTTAGGCTGATGTGtctgtgagtgtgtgtcttctctcAGTCGCTTACGTGAGGGGAGAAAGGTGCGCGTTGTGTCTGCCCTGGACAAAACCCCCTTTTTGGGGGCAgagaagacggagaagagagatGGGGGGCACGCGGCAAGAGTCACAGGGCGACGGTGCCCGGCGTGTATTGTGAGTCGAATGGTCGAGAGCTATGGTGCAGGAAACAGAAGCTGTTGGAGTCTGTCGATTGTCTTTTGCTTTCCTTGTGGTGTTTCTCGCCAGCGCAAGTGTGCCAACGCCTTTGACCCGCCGCGCCTACCATATCATCCGCGTTTCTATACGTCACCCTCTCTTCATGGCAGTTGCTGCCTGtggcctttttttttcttgtgcgAAGTCAAGTCGTATTCCTGCACATGTGTATCCATGCGCAGTCATGCAGAACACAGTTGTgtaggagagagaagaggagggggtgcgcacgcatgcaacACTGCGAATGGTGTCAGCGTATGGAAGCCTTTGAAGGCACAAGACATAGccgccttccctctccttgtCACGGtctttgtgcgtgtgatgTCCGGATTGCATGCAGGCCTCAGTTCCGTCACGGCAACTGGAGTTTCCTGCCATGATCCAGCGATTCCTCACCTACTCCCTCGTCTCTTTCCACTTTGCTTTCCCTCCTAACTCTGATTCGCGCGTCGCACTGACGTCAGTCTGCGCACGAGCATCTTTCCCTGGGTGTCCTCTCATCTGCTCTCGCACATGCATGGCTTTCTCACTTCTGTATTGCCTCCCTAATCTGCACCGACAGTTCTTTTGAAAGCAAGCACACAGCACTACGAGTGCCGCTTCTTCGCTTGACCGCCACAACCGTTGCGCTTCCTGCTGGTCGATACGTTTAACGGCTGCATAGcactctctctttctccctctcatCCTCTGCTGCAGCTACAGCATTTGCTTCTCGCTTCTTTCTTCCCaccacagacgcacgcacaaaacAATGCAGACATGGACGGGGCCAACTGAGTTGCTGCCGATGGAGCCGATCCCGCGAATCAGCTCCAtggctgccgctcctctttCCAGGACGTTCTCACCCAAGTCCTCAGAAAGCTCCTTCTCATCTCACAGCCAAGAGAGAATGGAGCAAAACTACCGAGAAAGCGCTGCGGGGTTTGGGCCTCCACCAGCCGAGAGCGCCTCCAATGCTGCAAATGGCGATGTCGTCGTCTGCCAGTCTCGCAGCCATCGTGAAACCACCGCTCAACCCAATACCTCTGGCAACAACTACGGTGAAAGCACCCGGGTCGGCGCACGCGATAACAAGAGCGCCGACTCGGGCATCGCTAGCGCCGGCGTTGCGCGCTGCTTTGTACTGACACACGATCCGCTACTTTACGGCGTTCTCAAGTGGGGTCTGGCGACTTTAttgcttcttttcctcgcCTTCGTTGTCTTTGGCATGTTATACAGTTCCATCCGCTACGGCGGGAACTGTACCGGCACCAATGGGACCTCAGGTGGGACAGTGAAGCCACGCGAACCGTGCGTCACGCCGTTCAGCACCATCCTCGGCGTCTTCAACGGCGTCTTTGGCTACAGCAACTGCAATGACAGCTACGTGTCTACAGAGCTGGGGTACATTAACCTGACGGTGCCGGAGCTGAACAACGAAACAGGGCAGGTAACCTACATCTCTAAGCAGTTCTACACGGGGCTGGCGTGGCAGTGCGTTGAGTACGCGCGGCGATACTGGATGCAGAGCGGAACACCGCAGCCAGCGTACTTCGAATCCGTTCCAGGGGCCGCAGACATTTGGAACCTGACCTTTGTGAGGCTCCTGTCGAACACATCGATgaagctgccgctgcacaggTTCAGGAACGGCGACCCCGTGACGAGCAACCTCCAGGTACCTGCAGTCGGTGACATCATCATCTACCCCGTCCAAGATGGTGGCTTTCCTTACGGCcacgtcgccgtcatcgcgAGTGTTGAAATATCGACGCACGGCGCCATCTACGTGGCGGAACAAAACTGGGCTAACGCCGTGTGGCCATCGGCGTACCACAACTACAGCAGAAGGATTCCATTGTACTATGACATGCTGACCTCCACCATCACGCTTGATGATCCGAAAGGTAAAATTATCGGGTGGGTGCGGTACGGCTGAGCAGCTAGGGGCATGAAGGCAAGCAGACGATCGCCGAACCCTCACATTGGGGCTGCTTGTAccgcgacacacacataaaaaCGCGCTAGACGACGGCTACCCGTTGAAAAGGCATGAGAGCACATCCGTGTGCCATTGATGCACATCCAAGAGGAGTgtgggtgggaggaggcAAAAAGCGCTGGGAATTACatagcggcgctgcatctGTTTCTCGCTCCTTTTCACTATATGTCTTCGTTGAATATCATCGAAGGAGGCCGATAGTGCCCGTCGCCTCACGGTAGCGCCAGGGCCTAGTGCCCAGCGTGCGGGGACGCCAAGGGCCTGCAGCCCGCCCTGGAaggggggtggtggtgcggctgcggactCTCGATGTCGGCGGACAGGcctgggctggcgctgcgcggaggaggcctGCAGTCATGAGCGCGTTTGCACCAGCTCACCACGAATCGTGTCGGCGATCAAACGAGTAGGCGCATCCCACCTGCTGTGTTTCTGCTTTTGCTGCGTTGCGGCGGTGTTGGGTGGGCCCGCTCCTGGGCatcgccgtggtgcagcagaggtagGTGAACGGTGGCCGTGTGTATCTACTGGCTGACTTGTTCGTGGTACAATGCCACGTTGAAGAAAGAGCAGCGATGCATACGGCGTCGAGGAGCGCAGCTGGAGTACGCAGCGCTTCTAGGGAAGCTgagcgtatgtgtgtgtgtgggtgggtgtgcttGTGTTTGTGCTGCAAGGTCTGCTTTTCAAACGTGACGGTGCCTTATTCTGCATTGAGCGTCCGCTCCGCTCCTACAATATGTGTTGCGAGCTTCTCTTTTTGCTTGTCTCTGCTGTATTGCTATGTAGCGTTCTTTTACACACActatatgtgtatgtgtcttCCTGtacgctgctgcgtgtgtcaTTCAGCCTGGCAACGGTAATGCCACGTTCAGCTTATTATTTTTGTTGCACAGAAGCGAGCGGTTCTTCTCTGTGCATTCCTTGTTCGTTCTGGGGTTTGTCTTGGGTTGtatctctgtgtgtatgtgtgtcggGGAGTGAAGAGTACACGAGCAAGCGCAGcccgcacctgcacacatacgcacactcTGACTTACAGGCAGGCGAAGGGATCATGATGCAGGGAGAGtgcatatgtatatatatatatatatgcatatgtgTATGCGGACATTTATATAGAAATATATTTGTGGGAATGGGAGGAGTATCGGAGAGGAAAAGGTAAACGGCCTTTGGCAGACGCGTGTGACGTAACTGcaccctccccaccaccactgccacccATACACACAAGCATGCGGGCATGTGTATGGGTTTTTAATTgctttgttgttttctttcttcgtgtgtgtgtgggggggggtcttGCGTTTTGCACCGTTCGACTTCTGGCCGTGCTCTGTTGCTCCTTTCTCCCTTCGCATCGTCTCGCTGAGTGGCTCTTGCTCTTATCTCCCCCCTGCTTATCTTCTTTGGCCTGTTTTCGGGGAGTCtgtgcggggggagggggaggggcggcacgtgtgtgcgtgtactaACAGTTTtgcacctcccctccttttctcccGACGCTTTGGCTCACCCACTGCGCACCccctccagcgccaccctCAGGCTCATCTCGagcccctttccctctctttttttttgcttgctATCGCCTGCGTTGGATTGCTTCCACGCGTACCACTATTTTCTGCTCCGACAGATGATTCGACTCTGTGTGTATCAGCGAGTCTAGGTGTCCATTATtggcctctccctccctgcctccctgcctccctgcttctctctttggGCCGATGCTCATCaatgtctctctctctctccctatgagagtgtgcgtgtctcttaCGTGCACGCAGAGCGCGGCGATCCCGTAGATATGCGTCTGCCAAGGCACTTCTTTGCGACTGTATGTATGGTTTACCTGGCGCGTGCTCTGGCTCAGAATCCTTTCACAATGGTGTCGGCGCGCTTTTCATTGTTGTTGTTACTGTCTACTACGACGatgctctctctgtgcaAGCGAAGATGAGGGATGCCGGTAAAGGATACGCTTAAAACGCTTTTGAACAGCTGCAGAGCCGCAGCAAGCGCTGAATGACGATAGCAGCGGAAAGCGAAAATTTTTTAAAggaagagcggcagcaacagtcGTGGTGATCATTACTGTTCGCCAATGCTCATAAacaaatacacacacaaagacgcaAAAGACTCACAGAAGCTCGGCTCAATAAAACCGAGCGGTCGCTTCTCAGATGAGTGGCATCGACCGCCTGGCGCGCTGGTGCGTATGCGAGATCAGGCGCCTTAACCTCTGTCGCACAGCATCATCCGCCGTTTTACACGCTCATGCAACCTCCTCCGCataagtgtgtgtgtgtgtgtgtatgtacgCGCACCCGACGGGGAGAGAGGATTGCAGGCATAAGCTGACAGAcatgtgtgcacgtgcatgAACGCGTATATCTATGCGAACGAAACCGCGCCCCACCCGGCTTCAATCACCGACTTTTACCCTTTTTCCCACCTCTCCCGCCTGTCCTCTTCCGCTCTGGCCACATGTCACACACTTGGGCAGAACAACCTAACGGCAGGGTGGGCagtttctctctcttgccgcacattttttttcgtgtctTTGGTTTTGTTCATGTGTCTTAATCATagcgttttcttttgtgtGACCGTACACGTACTTACCTGATCTGCGTGTCTGCTCATGTGGATGCTGTCTGGCATCGCATTACCGA
Proteins encoded in this region:
- a CDS encoding D-alanyl-glycyl endopeptidase-like protein, whose translation is MAAAPLSRTFSPKSSESSFSSHSQERMEQNYRESAAGFGPPPAESASNAANGDVVVCQSRSHRETTAQPNTSGNNYGESTRVGARDNKSADSGIASAGVARCFVLTHDPLLYGVLKWGLATLLLLFLAFVVFGMLYSSIRYGGNCTGTNGTSGGTVKPREPCVTPFSTILGVFNGVFGYSNCNDSYVSTELGYINLTVPELNNETGQVTYISKQFYTGLAWQCVEYARRYWMQSGTPQPAYFESVPGAADIWNLTFVRLLSNTSMKLPLHRFRNGDPVTSNLQVPAVGDIIIYPVQDGGFPYGHVAVIASVEISTHGAIYVAEQNWANAVWPSAYHNYSRRIPLYYDMLTSTITLDDPKGKIIGWVRYG
- a CDS encoding transcription elongation factor-like protein — its product is MATYVPGDRVWVYIEGDGWWPARVLSDEEMGTRTPGFDLAVQFYAGVEQPATLYELNSHADAANICFFETSSEKAVTGNPELEASIRCACADAEANPLKSASAIVGGARVAAGGSGAAGSAGAAAVNRAAVKRVRDMGDDDTGTYGGGAAASRSASGYHHLRSDELHELSSKISSAVAAADLTAVRAALCQLDGVDVYLTELEDTKIGVAVGSVLSQPALKPLWPLARAMISFWARHLPAETLAAIRSVQQRQLPVPAISAAAAAEPSSPHNKRQQPLPAVPSRSPFASSVSPSAATAAGGAVGGAAAGACSGDVAPTQRKTFYDNVYQLLDSPLSTTRYDDTVIDEVARKLATEITDRDERQMLLLRLREEELSFIRDHLLSGEWTPKKYLDQPNEVFTTKSEKARQEQRIQEKMKAIEAADNAMLNITSLFKCGRCSKRHCTFYEQQTRSADEPTTKYITCLDCKNTWTQE